The following proteins come from a genomic window of Microbacterium lemovicicum:
- the secD gene encoding protein translocase subunit SecD — protein MATSTPVRHAWRALTGLLVVTALLFGINALGVYVFGKSSWTPELALDLQGGTQIILAAQTTDGADPNPEQLAQAVTIIRQRVDASGVGEADVTTEGGKNIVVQIPGQADDATRQRIQASAQLQLRAVLFTGSPATSFVGDDGQATPYPTPDPSLAATPTASPTNGSDPSWITPKLQAEYLSYDCSDTANDPASAPKDQPLITCDDAGSVKYVLGPVELDGSSISDATFGLQTTNGQWAVNLKFNDAGTSTFGQISQRLYGATAPLNQFAFVLDGKVLSAPSMNGIILDGNPSITGSFTQDSAKVLADQLKYGALPLSFEVVSSDTISATLGSQQLQIGLIAGIIGLILVAVYSLIVYRALGFVIIASLAVMGVLSYVALCILAWRMGFRLSLAGVAGLIVTIGFTADSFIVYFERIRDELRDGKSITGAVEDGWSRARRTIYISKSINILAAIVLYILADATVKGFAFTLGLTTVIDILIFILFTHPVMQLLARSRFFGSGHPLSGMDPNALGAVYRGRAEFRAPAVAAAGSQARKATKSRGEAERRQTIAERKRAEQAAAGRKSTTSDSTAKEGDD, from the coding sequence TTGGCCACTTCCACTCCCGTCCGGCATGCCTGGCGTGCGCTGACCGGACTCCTGGTCGTCACCGCGCTGCTCTTCGGCATCAACGCGCTCGGCGTCTACGTCTTCGGCAAGAGCTCCTGGACGCCCGAGCTCGCTCTCGACCTCCAGGGCGGCACGCAGATCATCCTCGCCGCCCAGACCACCGACGGCGCCGACCCCAACCCGGAGCAGCTCGCCCAGGCCGTCACGATCATCCGCCAGCGTGTGGATGCCTCGGGTGTCGGCGAGGCGGATGTCACGACCGAGGGCGGCAAGAACATCGTCGTCCAGATCCCCGGTCAGGCCGACGACGCCACCCGCCAGCGCATCCAGGCCTCCGCCCAGCTGCAGCTGCGCGCGGTGCTGTTCACCGGCTCGCCGGCCACGTCGTTCGTCGGCGATGACGGGCAGGCCACGCCCTACCCGACGCCCGATCCCTCGCTCGCGGCCACGCCGACGGCGTCGCCCACCAACGGCAGCGACCCGTCGTGGATCACGCCGAAGCTGCAGGCGGAGTACCTGTCGTACGACTGCTCCGACACGGCCAACGACCCGGCATCCGCTCCCAAGGACCAGCCGCTCATCACGTGCGACGACGCCGGGTCGGTGAAGTACGTCCTCGGACCGGTCGAGCTCGACGGGTCATCGATCTCGGACGCCACGTTCGGACTGCAGACCACCAACGGCCAGTGGGCCGTCAACCTCAAGTTCAACGACGCCGGCACGAGCACGTTCGGTCAGATCAGCCAGCGGCTCTACGGCGCCACGGCGCCCCTGAACCAGTTCGCGTTCGTCCTGGACGGCAAGGTCCTCTCGGCCCCGTCGATGAACGGCATCATCCTCGACGGCAATCCGAGCATCACGGGCAGCTTCACCCAGGACTCGGCGAAGGTGCTGGCCGACCAGCTGAAGTACGGCGCACTGCCGCTCAGCTTCGAGGTGGTCAGCTCCGACACGATCTCGGCGACCCTCGGCTCCCAGCAGCTGCAGATCGGTCTCATCGCCGGCATCATCGGCCTGATCCTGGTGGCGGTCTACTCGCTGATCGTCTACCGCGCCCTCGGCTTCGTCATCATCGCCTCGCTCGCGGTGATGGGCGTGCTGTCGTACGTGGCGCTGTGCATCCTCGCGTGGCGCATGGGCTTCCGCCTGTCGCTCGCCGGCGTCGCGGGCCTCATCGTGACGATCGGCTTCACCGCCGACTCGTTCATCGTGTACTTCGAGCGCATCCGAGACGAGCTGCGCGACGGGAAGTCGATCACCGGCGCCGTCGAGGACGGCTGGTCGCGTGCACGCCGCACGATCTACATCTCGAAGTCGATCAACATCCTGGCCGCGATCGTGCTGTACATCCTCGCGGACGCGACGGTGAAGGGCTTCGCCTTCACGCTCGGCCTCACGACGGTCATCGACATCCTGATCTTCATCCTGTTCACGCACCCCGTGATGCAGCTGCTCGCCCGTTCGCGCTTCTTCGGCTCCGGCCACCCGCTGTCGGGCATGGACCCGAACGCCCTCGGCGCGGTCTATCGCGGACGCGCGGAGTTCCGCGCCCCCGCCGTGGCCGCCGCCGGGTCGCAGGCCCGCAAGGCGACCAAGTCCCGCGGTGAGGCGGAGCGTCGCCAGACGATCGCCGAGCGCAAGCGCGCCGAACAGGCCGCCGCAGGCCGCAAGAGCACCACATCGGATTCGACCGCGAAGGAGGGGGACGACTGA
- a CDS encoding preprotein translocase subunit YajC yields the protein MPTSLMSFADFFGQYGLIILLVLLLVFMFYSSRRRVQKQKVEQEQKARQTVPGAEVLLQGGLYGTIVEFDPDNLDQPALVEIAPGVDIKVHSQAILRVVNPAEGLVTEDEFIEAEASEAEYIAGVAGGDITSISDDQRIAESRRTTADADARIDPDVPGTKPQA from the coding sequence GTGCCCACCTCTCTCATGAGCTTCGCGGACTTCTTCGGCCAGTACGGCCTGATCATCCTCCTCGTCCTGCTGCTGGTCTTCATGTTCTATTCGTCGCGTCGTCGCGTGCAGAAGCAGAAGGTGGAGCAGGAGCAGAAGGCCCGTCAGACCGTGCCCGGCGCCGAGGTGCTGCTGCAGGGAGGCCTCTACGGCACCATCGTCGAGTTCGACCCCGACAACCTCGACCAGCCCGCGCTCGTCGAGATCGCCCCGGGCGTCGACATCAAGGTGCACAGCCAGGCCATTCTGCGCGTCGTCAACCCGGCCGAGGGTCTTGTGACCGAGGACGAGTTCATCGAGGCCGAGGCCAGCGAGGCGGAGTACATCGCCGGCGTCGCCGGCGGTGACATCACGTCGATCAGCGACGACCAGCGCATCGCAGAGAGCCGCCGCACGACCGCGGACGCCGATGCCCGCATCGACCCCGACGTGCCCGGCACCAAGCCCCAGGCCTGA
- the ruvB gene encoding Holliday junction branch migration DNA helicase RuvB: MADARDAAEPADETELAIEGALRPMSLAEFVGQQKVRGQLQLLLDAARIQERAPDHILLSGPPGLGKTTLAMIVAHESGRPLRLSSGPAIQHAGDLAALLSSLTPGEVLFIDEIHRMARSAEEMLYLAMEDFRIDIMVGKGAGATSIPLDLSPFTLVGATTRSGLLPNPLRDRFGFTAHLEYYEPEELERVVERSAAMLNVDLPRSARAEIARRSRGTPRIANRLLRRVRDYIVVHGSASSSGVDLGTVRAALELYDVDDIGLDRLDRAVLDALVRRFRGGPVGLGTLSVAVGEESDTIESVVESYLVRIGFIGRTPRGRIAMPEAYAHLGVPHPDGALRFDDL; the protein is encoded by the coding sequence GTGGCTGACGCGCGCGACGCCGCTGAGCCGGCGGACGAGACGGAACTGGCCATCGAGGGTGCGCTGCGCCCGATGTCGCTGGCCGAGTTCGTCGGTCAGCAGAAGGTGCGAGGACAGCTCCAGCTCCTGCTCGATGCCGCGCGCATCCAGGAGCGCGCCCCCGACCACATCCTGCTGTCCGGCCCTCCCGGGCTCGGCAAGACGACCCTGGCGATGATCGTGGCGCACGAGAGCGGGCGCCCGCTGCGCCTCTCGAGCGGTCCGGCGATCCAGCACGCGGGAGACCTCGCCGCGCTCCTGTCGAGCCTCACTCCGGGTGAAGTGCTGTTCATCGACGAGATCCACCGCATGGCGCGCTCGGCGGAGGAGATGCTGTACCTCGCGATGGAGGACTTCCGCATCGACATCATGGTCGGCAAGGGAGCCGGTGCCACCAGCATCCCTCTCGATCTCTCACCCTTCACCCTGGTGGGCGCCACGACGCGCTCCGGGCTCCTGCCCAATCCGCTGCGCGACCGCTTCGGCTTCACCGCCCATCTCGAGTACTACGAGCCGGAGGAGCTCGAGCGGGTCGTCGAGCGCTCCGCGGCCATGCTGAACGTCGACCTGCCCCGGTCGGCGCGTGCTGAGATCGCACGGCGCTCGCGCGGCACGCCCCGCATCGCCAACCGCCTGCTGCGCCGCGTGCGCGACTACATCGTCGTGCACGGCTCTGCCAGCAGCTCCGGAGTCGACCTCGGAACCGTCCGCGCCGCGTTGGAGCTGTACGACGTCGACGACATCGGGCTCGACCGGCTCGACCGTGCCGTGCTCGACGCGCTCGTCCGACGGTTCCGCGGGGGACCCGTGGGGCTCGGCACACTGTCGGTCGCCGTGGGGGAGGAGTCCGACACCATCGAGTCGGTGGTCGAGTCCTACCTCGTGCGGATCGGCTTCATCGGCCGCACTCCCCGAGGACGGATCGCGATGCCCGAGGCCTACGCGCACCTGGGCGTGCCGCACCCCGACGGTGCGCTCAGATTCGATGACCTATAA
- the ruvA gene encoding Holliday junction branch migration protein RuvA: protein MISTLRGTAVHIEPDAVVLDVGGVGFTVAVTPQVSRSAHLGQTLHLHTQLIVREDAFSLFGFSSREELVVFVQLLSVSGVGPKSALGVLSGLSVDQIAEAVAADDDAPFRRVSGIGPKTAKLIVVQLAGKLAPPRSTSTPDASPDIVVQVTQALVGLGWSERVAAEAVAGVAEDASAVDRASVPALLRLTLSVLGPARKEPVGG, encoded by the coding sequence ATGATCTCCACCCTCCGCGGCACGGCCGTGCACATCGAGCCGGATGCCGTGGTGCTCGACGTCGGCGGTGTCGGCTTCACCGTGGCGGTCACGCCCCAGGTCTCGCGGTCGGCGCACCTCGGCCAGACGCTCCACCTGCACACGCAGCTGATCGTCCGGGAGGACGCGTTCTCGCTGTTCGGCTTCTCCAGCCGCGAGGAGCTCGTCGTCTTCGTGCAGCTGCTCAGCGTCTCGGGCGTCGGGCCGAAGTCGGCGCTCGGCGTGCTGTCCGGTCTCAGCGTCGACCAGATCGCCGAGGCGGTCGCGGCCGACGACGACGCGCCCTTCCGCCGCGTCTCGGGCATCGGCCCGAAGACCGCGAAGCTCATCGTCGTGCAGCTGGCCGGCAAGCTGGCGCCCCCGCGGAGCACGTCGACGCCGGACGCGTCGCCCGACATCGTCGTGCAGGTGACTCAGGCGCTCGTGGGACTGGGCTGGTCGGAGCGCGTCGCGGCGGAGGCCGTCGCCGGCGTCGCCGAAGACGCGTCGGCGGTAGACCGCGCATCGGTGCCGGCGCTCCTGCGCCTCACGCTGTCCGTGCTGGGCCCGGCGCGCAAGGAGCCCGTGGGTGGCTGA
- the ruvC gene encoding crossover junction endodeoxyribonuclease RuvC, with amino-acid sequence MTTTPTRRILGIDPGLTRCGVGIVDVARDRSATLVHLGVIRSHPDLPIEQRLALIGAGIRAVIAEHRPDVVAVERVFAQQNRSTVMGTAQASGIALLIAAENGLPAATHTPSEVKAAITGYGNADKRQVQTMVARVLRMDELPTPADAADALALAMCHAWRGTPTTASSGAALTPAQRAWANAEKASRR; translated from the coding sequence GTGACGACGACTCCCACCCGGCGCATCCTGGGCATCGACCCGGGCCTCACGCGCTGCGGTGTCGGCATCGTCGACGTCGCACGGGACCGTTCGGCCACGCTCGTGCACCTCGGCGTCATCCGGTCGCACCCCGACCTGCCCATCGAGCAGCGGCTGGCGCTGATCGGCGCCGGCATCCGTGCCGTGATCGCCGAGCACCGTCCGGACGTGGTGGCGGTCGAGCGCGTGTTCGCGCAGCAGAACCGCAGCACCGTCATGGGCACCGCGCAGGCCAGCGGCATCGCCCTGCTGATCGCCGCCGAGAACGGACTGCCGGCCGCGACCCACACGCCCTCCGAGGTCAAGGCCGCCATCACCGGGTACGGCAACGCCGACAAGCGCCAGGTGCAGACGATGGTCGCCCGCGTACTCCGGATGGACGAGCTGCCGACCCCGGCGGACGCCGCGGACGCGCTCGCCCTGGCGATGTGCCACGCGTGGCGGGGGACGCCGACGACCGCCTCCTCCGGCGCTGCCCTGACACCGGCGCAGCGGGCGTGGGCGAACGCTGAGAAGGCCTCGCGGCGCTGA
- a CDS encoding YebC/PmpR family DNA-binding transcriptional regulator translates to MSGHSKWATTKHKKAVIDSRRAKSFAKLIKNIEVAAKMGGADLAGNPTLQDAIQKAKKTSVPNDNIDRAVKRGAGLTGESIEYTTIMYEGYGPNGVALLIECLTDNKNRAAAEVRTAMTRNGGTMADPGSVSYNFHRKGVIVVGGEETSEDDVMLAVLEAGAEDVEPHPQGFEIVTEASDLVTVRSALQDAGIDYESADVEWVPGLKVEIDVDTARKVFRLIDALEDSDDVQNVYSNFDLTAEVQAELENDE, encoded by the coding sequence ATGTCCGGCCACTCCAAGTGGGCGACGACGAAGCACAAGAAGGCCGTCATCGACAGCCGTCGCGCCAAGTCGTTCGCCAAGCTCATCAAGAACATCGAAGTCGCCGCCAAGATGGGCGGCGCCGACCTCGCAGGAAACCCGACCCTTCAGGACGCGATCCAGAAGGCGAAGAAGACCTCGGTCCCCAACGACAACATCGACCGCGCCGTCAAGCGCGGCGCGGGACTCACCGGTGAGTCCATCGAGTACACGACGATCATGTACGAGGGCTACGGACCGAACGGCGTCGCACTGCTGATCGAGTGCCTCACCGACAACAAGAACCGCGCCGCCGCCGAGGTGCGCACCGCCATGACCCGCAACGGCGGCACCATGGCCGACCCGGGCAGCGTCTCGTACAACTTCCACCGCAAGGGCGTCATCGTCGTCGGCGGCGAGGAGACCAGCGAGGACGACGTCATGCTCGCGGTGCTCGAGGCCGGCGCGGAAGACGTCGAGCCGCACCCGCAGGGATTCGAGATCGTCACCGAGGCCAGCGACCTGGTCACCGTGCGCTCCGCCCTGCAGGACGCCGGCATCGACTACGAGTCGGCCGACGTCGAGTGGGTGCCCGGCCTCAAGGTCGAGATCGACGTCGACACCGCCCGCAAGGTGTTCCGTCTCATCGACGCGCTGGAGGACAGCGACGACGTGCAGAACGTGTACTCGAACTTCGACCTCACCGCCGAGGTGCAGGCGGAGCTCGAGAACGACGAGTAG
- a CDS encoding DUF1697 domain-containing protein — protein sequence MSTTWVALLRGVNVGGVTVRSADLAAMFRDLGHAEVRTFLASGNVRFETDDAPSRRSALKASIEKALRERFGYDAWIVLLTRAELENAVTAFPFDADDDGRQPYVLFSSDAAVLAELAEAAASLSDTETDPVAEGKGVLYWSPPKGRTLERRSRR from the coding sequence ATGAGCACGACGTGGGTGGCCCTGCTGCGCGGGGTGAATGTGGGCGGCGTGACGGTCCGGTCGGCCGACCTCGCCGCGATGTTCCGTGATCTGGGGCACGCGGAGGTGCGCACCTTCCTCGCCAGCGGCAACGTCCGATTCGAGACGGATGACGCGCCTTCCCGCCGCAGCGCCCTGAAAGCGAGCATCGAGAAGGCCCTGCGCGAGCGCTTCGGCTACGACGCGTGGATCGTGCTGCTCACCCGCGCGGAGCTCGAAAACGCCGTGACCGCGTTCCCCTTCGACGCCGACGATGATGGACGCCAGCCGTACGTGCTGTTCTCGTCGGATGCCGCGGTGCTCGCCGAACTGGCGGAGGCCGCGGCATCCCTCTCCGACACCGAGACCGATCCGGTCGCAGAGGGGAAGGGCGTCCTGTACTGGAGCCCGCCGAAGGGACGCACGCTGGAACGCCGTTCGCGAAGGTGA
- the pdxT gene encoding pyridoxal 5'-phosphate synthase glutaminase subunit PdxT, whose product MSTASARVGVLALQGDVREHARVLTALGADVVLVRRPEELAEVGGLVLPGGESSVIDKLSRLFGMREPIREAIAGGMPVYGTCAGLILLADELLDGIAGQQTFGGLDAAVRRNAFGSQADSFETELDVPALGTPPVHATFIRAPVIERVGPSVDVLAALDDGRIVAAQQGPLLGTAFHPEVAGEHRFHRRFLELVTAA is encoded by the coding sequence GTGTCGACGGCATCCGCACGCGTCGGGGTCCTCGCGCTGCAGGGCGATGTCCGTGAGCACGCCCGCGTGCTCACGGCGCTCGGCGCGGACGTGGTGCTCGTCCGTCGCCCCGAGGAGCTCGCCGAGGTCGGGGGGCTCGTGCTCCCCGGCGGGGAGTCGAGCGTCATCGACAAGCTGTCGCGCCTGTTCGGCATGCGCGAGCCCATCCGCGAGGCGATCGCCGGCGGGATGCCCGTCTACGGCACCTGCGCCGGACTCATCCTCCTCGCCGACGAACTCCTCGACGGCATCGCCGGCCAGCAGACCTTCGGGGGTCTGGATGCGGCCGTGCGCCGGAACGCCTTCGGGAGTCAGGCCGACTCCTTCGAGACGGAACTCGACGTGCCCGCCCTCGGCACGCCGCCGGTGCACGCGACCTTCATCCGGGCGCCCGTCATCGAACGCGTCGGTCCCTCCGTCGACGTGCTCGCCGCCCTCGACGACGGTCGCATCGTCGCCGCCCAGCAGGGCCCTCTGCTCGGGACGGCGTTCCATCCCGAGGTCGCGGGGGAGCACCGGTTCCACCGGCGCTTCCTCGAGCTCGTCACAGCGGCGTGA
- the pdxS gene encoding pyridoxal 5'-phosphate synthase lyase subunit PdxS, protein MSTADTGTGRVKRGLAEMLKGGVIMDVVTAEQARIAEDAGAVAVMALERVPADIRAQGGVSRMSDPDMIDSIIETVSIPVMAKARIGHFVEAQVLQELGVDYIDESEVLSPADYVNHIDKWNFTVPFVCGATTLGEALRRITEGAAMIRSKGEAGTGDVSEATKHIRTIQGEINHLRSLSKDELYVAAKNLQAPYELVAEVAATGSLPVVLFVAGGVATPADAAMMMQLGADGVFVGSGIFKSGNPAQRAAAIVKATTFFDDAKVVAEVSRGLGEAMVGINVSDLPAPHRLAERGW, encoded by the coding sequence ATGAGCACCGCGGACACCGGAACCGGACGCGTCAAGCGCGGCCTCGCAGAGATGCTCAAGGGCGGCGTCATCATGGACGTCGTCACGGCCGAGCAGGCCCGCATCGCGGAGGACGCCGGAGCGGTCGCCGTCATGGCGCTCGAGCGCGTGCCCGCCGACATCCGCGCCCAGGGCGGCGTCTCGCGCATGAGCGACCCCGACATGATCGACAGCATCATCGAGACGGTCTCCATCCCGGTGATGGCCAAGGCGCGCATCGGCCACTTCGTCGAGGCCCAGGTGCTGCAGGAGCTGGGTGTCGACTACATCGACGAGTCCGAGGTGCTCTCACCCGCCGACTACGTGAACCACATCGACAAGTGGAACTTCACGGTGCCCTTCGTCTGCGGCGCGACCACGCTGGGCGAGGCGCTGCGTCGCATCACGGAGGGCGCCGCGATGATCCGCTCGAAGGGCGAGGCCGGCACCGGCGACGTCTCGGAGGCCACCAAGCACATCCGCACCATCCAGGGCGAGATCAACCACCTGCGCTCGCTCTCGAAGGACGAGCTCTACGTCGCGGCGAAGAACCTGCAGGCGCCGTACGAGCTCGTGGCCGAAGTCGCGGCCACCGGATCCCTCCCCGTGGTGCTCTTCGTCGCCGGCGGCGTGGCCACCCCTGCGGATGCCGCCATGATGATGCAGCTCGGAGCCGACGGCGTCTTCGTCGGCTCGGGCATCTTCAAGTCGGGCAACCCCGCCCAGCGCGCGGCAGCCATCGTGAAGGCGACGACGTTCTTCGACGACGCGAAGGTCGTCGCCGAGGTCTCGCGCGGCCTCGGCGAGGCGATGGTCGGCATCAACGTCAGCGACCTCCCCGCCCCGCACCGCCTCGCCGAGCGCGGCTGGTAG
- a CDS encoding aminotransferase class I/II-fold pyridoxal phosphate-dependent enzyme, which yields MDTGITGRTAAEIAGSLRTLVERGALRPGDALPSVRALAETLGVNRNTAVAAYRQLTQAGVVVTRGRGGTRVAESAPVAQEGFAADSVLRDVGTGNPDPDLIPRLTGVLDRVAGRPVLYGEPVIDPALESWAREWMSGALAPDDMRLTITSGAADAVERLLAQALNRDDAVALEDPCFLPSIHTVRLAGYRPVAVPVDAEGMTVDGLRSALEQGVRAVILTPRAQNPTGASLSAGRAAALRDVLGDHPFVLIIEDDHFSALARTELHSVIGPQHRRWAVIRSVSKFLGPDMCLAVTASDPDTADALATRLTPGTTWVSHLLQRLTHALMTDEQVLAGIEGARTHYADRNTAFADRLAARGLPAEVRDGLNLWVPLGAPAAEVSAGLMRRGWLARTGDEFVLDGEASTHLRLTVHQLDDADADQLADDLAAAVTTAGSRAQR from the coding sequence ATGGACACGGGCATCACAGGGCGGACGGCGGCCGAGATCGCGGGCAGCCTGCGCACTCTGGTCGAACGGGGCGCGCTGCGACCCGGCGACGCGCTCCCCTCCGTGCGCGCGCTCGCCGAGACGCTGGGCGTCAACCGCAACACGGCGGTCGCCGCGTACCGGCAGCTCACGCAGGCCGGCGTCGTCGTGACGCGGGGCCGGGGCGGCACCCGCGTCGCGGAGTCGGCACCCGTGGCACAGGAGGGATTCGCCGCCGACAGCGTGCTGCGCGACGTCGGCACCGGCAACCCCGACCCCGACCTCATCCCCCGCCTCACCGGCGTGCTGGACCGCGTCGCCGGTCGCCCGGTGCTCTACGGCGAGCCGGTCATCGATCCGGCGCTCGAGTCATGGGCGCGGGAATGGATGTCGGGGGCCCTGGCTCCCGACGACATGCGTCTCACGATCACCAGCGGCGCGGCCGATGCGGTCGAGCGGCTGCTGGCCCAGGCGCTGAACCGCGACGATGCGGTGGCGCTCGAGGATCCGTGCTTCCTGCCCAGCATCCACACCGTCCGCCTCGCCGGCTACCGTCCGGTGGCGGTGCCCGTCGACGCCGAGGGCATGACGGTCGACGGACTGCGCTCCGCGCTCGAGCAGGGGGTGCGCGCCGTCATCCTCACGCCCCGCGCGCAGAATCCGACCGGGGCGAGCCTGAGCGCCGGACGCGCGGCGGCGCTGCGCGACGTGCTCGGCGACCACCCGTTCGTGCTCATCATCGAGGACGACCACTTCTCGGCCCTCGCCCGGACCGAGCTGCACTCGGTCATCGGCCCTCAGCACCGGCGATGGGCGGTCATCCGCTCGGTGTCCAAGTTCCTCGGCCCTGACATGTGCCTCGCCGTGACGGCGTCCGACCCCGACACCGCCGACGCGCTCGCCACCCGGCTCACCCCCGGCACCACCTGGGTGAGCCACCTGCTGCAGCGCCTCACGCACGCGCTGATGACCGACGAGCAGGTGCTCGCGGGCATCGAGGGCGCCCGCACGCACTACGCCGACCGCAACACCGCCTTCGCCGACCGCCTCGCCGCACGGGGGCTGCCGGCCGAGGTGCGCGACGGGCTGAACCTGTGGGTGCCGCTCGGCGCCCCGGCCGCGGAGGTGTCGGCCGGCCTCATGCGCCGGGGATGGCTGGCGCGGACGGGCGACGAGTTCGTGCTCGACGGAGAGGCATCCACCCACCTCCGTCTCACCGTGCACCAGCTGGATGATGCCGATGCCGATCAGCTGGCCGACGATCTGGCCGCGGCGGTCACGACCGCGGGATCCCGCGCACAGCGGTGA
- the pdxY gene encoding pyridoxal kinase PdxY: MKILSIQSAVAYGHVGNSAAVFPLQRIGVEVLPVYTVNFSNHTGYGAWRGPLISPDDVREVIRGIEDRGVFGEIDVVLSGYQGGEGIGDVILDAVARVKAANPSAVYACDPVMGNARSGCFVAPAIPILLRERVVPAADIITPNQFELGFLTGTEPDSIESTLASVDAVRATGPRTVLVTSVERPDAEEGTIEMLVVDDTGAWIVQTPRLPMKANGSGDVTAALFTAHYRRTGDAADALARTTSSVFDLLQTTLDSGSRELKLVESQEAYAHPRMQFTVRQVR; encoded by the coding sequence ATGAAGATCCTCTCCATCCAGTCCGCGGTCGCCTACGGCCACGTCGGCAACTCCGCGGCGGTCTTCCCGCTGCAGCGCATCGGCGTCGAGGTGCTCCCCGTCTACACGGTGAACTTCTCCAACCACACCGGCTACGGAGCGTGGCGCGGACCCCTCATCAGCCCCGATGACGTGCGCGAGGTCATCAGGGGCATCGAGGATCGCGGTGTCTTCGGCGAGATCGATGTCGTGCTGTCGGGCTATCAGGGCGGCGAGGGCATCGGCGACGTCATCCTCGACGCCGTCGCGCGCGTGAAGGCGGCGAACCCGTCGGCCGTGTACGCGTGCGACCCCGTGATGGGGAATGCGAGATCCGGATGCTTCGTCGCACCCGCCATCCCGATCCTCCTGCGCGAGCGGGTCGTCCCCGCCGCCGACATCATCACGCCGAACCAGTTCGAGCTCGGCTTCCTCACCGGCACCGAGCCGGACAGCATCGAATCGACCCTCGCGTCGGTGGACGCGGTCCGCGCGACCGGCCCCCGGACGGTGCTCGTCACCAGCGTGGAGCGGCCGGACGCCGAGGAGGGCACGATCGAGATGCTCGTCGTCGACGACACCGGAGCGTGGATCGTGCAGACGCCCCGGCTGCCGATGAAGGCGAACGGCTCGGGCGACGTCACCGCGGCGCTGTTCACCGCGCACTACCGCCGCACGGGCGACGCCGCGGACGCGCTGGCACGCACGACGTCGAGCGTCTTCGACCTGCTGCAGACGACGCTGGACTCCGGTTCCCGCGAGCTCAAGCTGGTGGAGTCGCAGGAGGCCTACGCGCACCCGCGGATGCAGTTCACCGTGCGGCAGGTGCGCTGA
- a CDS encoding HIT family protein, translating into MTSGAGASGTDAGGADAADARLVDAARLPGAPDAFQRLWTPHRMAYIQAGPQAMRDECPFCAAPKMSDEDGLIVARGKTAYVLLNLFPYNSGHLLVCPYRHIPLYDEATAEEVAEIGELTQIGMRVLRSVSHADGFNLGMNQGAVAGAGVDGHLHQHIVPRWATDANFFPIIARTKALPQLLGDVRVAVAEAWPTQR; encoded by the coding sequence GTGACATCCGGCGCCGGCGCCTCGGGGACGGATGCCGGGGGAGCGGATGCCGCGGACGCCCGGCTCGTCGACGCGGCGCGTCTGCCGGGCGCCCCCGACGCGTTCCAGCGACTGTGGACCCCGCACCGCATGGCCTACATCCAGGCCGGTCCGCAGGCGATGCGCGATGAGTGTCCGTTCTGCGCGGCGCCGAAGATGTCGGACGAGGACGGCCTGATCGTCGCGCGCGGGAAGACCGCTTACGTGCTGCTCAACCTGTTCCCGTACAACTCGGGCCATCTGCTGGTATGCCCGTACCGCCACATTCCCCTGTACGACGAGGCGACCGCCGAGGAGGTCGCCGAGATCGGCGAGCTCACGCAGATCGGCATGCGCGTGCTGCGCTCGGTGTCGCACGCCGACGGCTTCAACCTGGGGATGAATCAGGGCGCCGTGGCCGGCGCGGGCGTCGACGGGCACCTGCACCAGCACATCGTGCCGCGGTGGGCGACCGACGCGAACTTCTTCCCGATCATCGCGCGCACCAAGGCGCTGCCGCAGCTGCTCGGCGACGTGCGGGTCGCGGTGGCCGAGGCCTGGCCGACGCAGCGCTGA